The genomic window TCCCTCTTTGAAAATAGAGTGAGCTAAAACTGTTGCTGTTGTTGTTCCGTCTCCAGCTTCGTCTGCTGTATTTGATGCAACTTCTTTTACAAGTTGTGCACCCATATTTTCTAATTTATCTTCAAGTTCAATTTCTCGAGCAACTGAAACACCATCTTTTGTAATGCTTGGTGCACCAAAACTTTTCTCAATTAAAACATTTCGTCCTCTTGGTCCCATTGTAACTTTTACAGCATTCGCTAATTTTGTTACACCGTCAAATAATTTTTGTCTTGCATCGTTGCTAAAATGAATATCTTTTGCCATGTTTTCTCCTTACTTTTTAATTACACCTAAAATATCTTCTGTTTTTAAAACGATGAAATCTTCACCGTCAAGAACCAAATCGACTGCACCATATTTACTGAAAACAACAGTGTCGCCAACTTCAATCTCTTCAACTTTTTTTGAAACTGCTTTTACTTCACCTCTTTGTGGTTTCTCTTTTGCAGAATCTGGAATGTAAATCCCACTTGCCGTTTTTGTAGCCTCTTCTTCTCTTTTTACAAGAACTCTGTCATCGATAGGAGTAAAATTCATTTAATACCTCTCTTTAAAATTTTTCAAATGGAATAATAGATAATGGATACTTAAAAAAAGTTTAGTCGATTAGACTAAAGTTATTTTAGCGGGATTGTTTAAATGATTTTGCAAATATTACAAACTTCTATTTTGCTAAAATAC from Thiovulum sp. ES includes these protein-coding regions:
- a CDS encoding Co-chaperonin GroES (PFAM: Chaperonin 10 Kd subunit) codes for the protein MNFTPIDDRVLVKREEEATKTASGIYIPDSAKEKPQRGEVKAVSKKVEEIEVGDTVVFSKYGAVDLVLDGEDFIVLKTEDILGVIKK